A window of the Janthinobacterium agaricidamnosum NBRC 102515 = DSM 9628 genome harbors these coding sequences:
- a CDS encoding ABC transporter substrate-binding protein, whose amino-acid sequence MTFNPQRRRLLGALPAAALLAACGDQLAGSPSASAAVDLSTVKLVLGDQVNLLRSKAEAAGVLEGVPYQIEWASFQGAAPLFEAVVSGDVDTAMAADTPALAAAAGGARIKVVAASVTSPAGVAILVPPGSSIKTVADLKGRSVIVSSARGSVAHYLLFGALREAGLRIDDVTSGFMLPGDAAVAFSSGRIEAWATFGTYQASAELRGARVLRDGIGINSGIGVITASDAALADPGKRAALADVLQRLSRSNTWANAHPAEYGKVFERITKLPPQVVKLVVGRDRPQLRAPDQHIVTQLQQVADAFYDARLFPRRVDARTLVDASLFHTT is encoded by the coding sequence ATGACTTTTAATCCGCAACGCCGGCGCCTGCTGGGCGCGCTGCCGGCCGCCGCCTTGCTGGCCGCCTGCGGCGACCAGCTGGCCGGCTCCCCATCGGCCTCGGCTGCGGTCGATCTGTCAACAGTAAAACTGGTGCTGGGCGACCAGGTCAATTTGCTGCGCTCGAAGGCGGAAGCGGCCGGCGTGCTGGAAGGCGTGCCGTACCAGATCGAATGGGCCAGCTTCCAGGGCGCCGCGCCGCTGTTCGAGGCGGTCGTGTCGGGCGACGTCGATACCGCGATGGCGGCCGATACGCCAGCCTTGGCGGCGGCAGCCGGCGGCGCGCGCATCAAGGTGGTGGCGGCCAGCGTGACGTCGCCGGCCGGGGTGGCGATCCTGGTGCCGCCCGGTTCGAGCATCAAGACGGTGGCCGACTTGAAGGGCCGCTCGGTGATCGTCTCGTCGGCGCGCGGCAGCGTGGCCCATTATTTGCTGTTCGGCGCCCTGCGCGAAGCGGGCTTGCGGATCGACGACGTGACATCCGGCTTCATGCTGCCGGGCGATGCGGCGGTGGCGTTTTCCAGCGGCCGGATCGAAGCGTGGGCCACCTTCGGCACTTACCAGGCCAGCGCCGAACTGCGCGGCGCGCGCGTGCTGCGCGACGGCATCGGCATCAATTCCGGCATCGGCGTCATCACCGCATCGGACGCGGCGCTGGCCGATCCCGGCAAACGGGCCGCGCTGGCCGACGTGCTGCAGCGGCTGTCGCGCTCGAATACCTGGGCCAATGCCCATCCGGCGGAGTACGGCAAGGTATTCGAACGCATCACCAAATTGCCGCCGCAAGTCGTCAAGCTGGTGGTCGGCCGCGACCGGCCGCAATTGCGCGCGCCGGACCAGCACATCGTCACCCAATTGCAGCAAGTGGCCGACGCTTTTTATGACGCCAGATTATTCCCGCGCAGGGTCGATGCGCGCACGCTGGTCGATGCCAGCCTGTTCCACACCACCTAG
- a CDS encoding rhodanese-related sulfurtransferase has product MTRNQTHAGLPVFPRRSYQQVRTALLAGREIALLDVREEDPHAQAHPLFAANLPLGRIEIDAYTRLPRRDVPIVVLDGGEGLALTAAERLRQLGYADVSLLDGGIDGWAAAGGELFRDVNVPSKAFGELVEEQRHTPSLSAQEVQALIDDRADIVILDARRYDEYQTMSIPGSISVPGAELVLRARELAPDPATRVIVNCAGRTRSIIGAQSLLNAGLPNPVAALRNGTIGWTLAGQTLQHGQSRSYPPVSDQHRQTSAVAARRLAERAGVQHTGWAGLDVFKNDAARTTYYLDVRSPAEFARGRLPGFRSAPGGQLVQETEQFGPVRGARFVLADDDGVRANMSASWLRQMNHEVVVVDGLTAADFTVTQPWSAPLPPLPQVEQIGVAQLSQWLADDAEGTALLDFTSGINYTKRHVAGAWFALRSDLKAALARLPPDTTRYVLTCGSGLLARFAALDLRALTALPVVVLSGGTAAWADAGLALESGPTRLASPLIDRYRRPYEGTDNRQEAMQAYLDWEFGLVAQLGRDGTHGFKVLLEDGIRAPK; this is encoded by the coding sequence ATGACCAGGAACCAGACCCACGCCGGCTTGCCGGTTTTTCCGCGCCGTTCTTACCAGCAAGTGCGCACCGCATTGCTGGCCGGGCGCGAAATCGCGCTGCTCGACGTGCGCGAAGAAGATCCGCATGCCCAGGCTCATCCGCTGTTCGCCGCCAATCTGCCGCTGGGGCGGATTGAAATCGACGCCTACACCAGGCTGCCGCGGCGCGACGTGCCGATCGTCGTGCTGGACGGCGGCGAAGGCCTGGCGCTAACGGCCGCCGAGCGGCTGCGCCAGCTGGGTTATGCCGACGTATCGCTGCTGGACGGCGGTATCGACGGCTGGGCGGCGGCCGGCGGCGAATTGTTCCGCGACGTGAACGTACCCAGCAAGGCGTTCGGCGAACTGGTCGAGGAACAGCGCCACACGCCGTCGCTGTCGGCGCAGGAAGTGCAGGCGCTGATCGACGATCGGGCCGATATCGTCATCCTCGATGCGCGCCGTTATGACGAATACCAGACCATGAGCATCCCCGGCAGCATCAGCGTGCCGGGCGCCGAGCTGGTGCTGCGCGCGCGCGAGCTGGCGCCGGATCCGGCCACCCGCGTGATCGTCAATTGCGCCGGCCGCACGCGCAGCATCATCGGCGCCCAGTCGCTGCTCAATGCCGGCTTGCCGAACCCGGTCGCGGCGCTGCGCAACGGCACCATCGGCTGGACGCTGGCCGGGCAAACGCTGCAGCACGGCCAGTCGCGCAGCTATCCGCCGGTATCCGACCAGCACCGGCAAACCTCGGCGGTTGCGGCGCGCCGGCTGGCCGAGCGGGCCGGCGTGCAGCATACCGGCTGGGCCGGGCTGGACGTCTTCAAGAACGACGCCGCGCGCACCACTTATTACCTGGACGTGCGCAGCCCGGCCGAATTCGCCCGGGGCCGCTTGCCGGGTTTCCGTTCGGCGCCCGGCGGCCAGCTGGTGCAGGAAACCGAGCAGTTCGGGCCGGTGCGCGGCGCGCGGTTTGTGCTGGCCGACGACGATGGCGTGCGCGCCAACATGAGCGCGTCGTGGCTGCGCCAGATGAACCATGAGGTGGTGGTGGTCGATGGCTTGACGGCCGCCGATTTTACGGTGACGCAGCCGTGGAGCGCGCCGCTGCCGCCGTTGCCGCAGGTCGAGCAAATCGGCGTGGCCCAGTTGTCGCAATGGCTGGCGGACGATGCCGAGGGCACGGCGCTGCTGGACTTCACCAGCGGTATTAATTACACCAAGCGCCACGTCGCCGGCGCCTGGTTCGCGCTGCGCTCCGACTTGAAGGCGGCGCTGGCCAGGCTGCCGCCGGACACCACGCGCTATGTGCTCACTTGCGGCAGCGGCTTGCTGGCGCGTTTCGCGGCGCTCGACTTGCGCGCGCTGACCGCATTGCCGGTGGTGGTGCTGAGCGGCGGCACGGCGGCCTGGGCCGACGCCGGACTGGCGCTGGAATCCGGCCCGACCCGGCTGGCGTCGCCGCTGATCGACCGCTACCGCCGGCCGTACGAAGGCACCGACAACCGCCAGGAAGCGATGCAGGCTTACCTGGATTGGGAATTCGGCCTAGTCGCGCAACTGGGGCGGGATGGTACCCATGGCTTCAAGGTCTTGCTTGAGGATGGAATCCGGGCGCCAAAATAA
- a CDS encoding MbtH family protein — MSTSCFDREDETFIVLKNHEDQYSIWPHWKAVPGGWSAVDGIKGDKKSVLEYIESHWTDMRPRSLREWMAGQGLEAPAGADGRA; from the coding sequence ATGTCCACCAGCTGCTTTGACCGCGAAGACGAAACGTTTATCGTCCTGAAAAACCACGAAGACCAATACTCCATCTGGCCGCACTGGAAGGCCGTTCCCGGCGGCTGGAGCGCCGTCGACGGTATCAAGGGCGACAAGAAAAGCGTACTCGAGTACATCGAGAGCCACTGGACCGACATGCGGCCCCGCTCGCTGCGCGAGTGGATGGCCGGCCAGGGCCTGGAAGCACCGGCCGGCGCCGACGGCCGGGCCTGA
- a CDS encoding diaminobutyrate--2-oxoglutarate transaminase produces MTSNLLPTVSADGAAERELALRHQALQYPYTLSGNALLERQQRTESNARSYPRRIPLALKRAHGIYVEDTEGRVFIDCLAGAGTLALGHNHRVVVDAIRAVLDAGLPLHTLDLTTPVKDRFVQDLFQTLPAEFARGAKVQFCGPTGSDAVEAALKLVKIATGRSTMLAFHGAYHGMTQGALTLMGSLGPKKPLGALQGVQFLPYPYDYRCPFGLGGEAGQQAGLRYIETVMTDPEGGVPAAAGMLFEAVQGEGGVIPAPDSWLRGVRELTARAGVPLIVDEVQTGFGRTGAMFAFEHSGIVPDVLVLSKAIGGSLPLSVVVYRGELDQWQPGAHAGTFRGNQLAMAAGSATISHIRSEELAAHAARAGLRFMGQLRQLQRDDPAIGDVRGRGLMIGVEIIDPDQPRSGMGHPASAGPLAAAIQAECLRRGLIVELGGRNGSVVRMLPPLVITEAQLDHVFEIFSAALAAAHSRLRQAATRAAQAA; encoded by the coding sequence ATGACGTCCAACCTCTTGCCTACCGTGTCAGCCGACGGCGCCGCCGAGCGCGAGCTGGCGCTGCGCCACCAGGCGCTGCAATATCCCTATACCCTGTCCGGCAATGCGCTGCTGGAACGCCAGCAACGCACCGAATCGAACGCGCGCAGCTATCCGCGGCGCATCCCGCTGGCGCTCAAGCGCGCCCACGGCATCTATGTCGAGGATACCGAGGGCCGGGTCTTCATCGATTGCCTGGCCGGCGCCGGCACGCTGGCGCTGGGCCATAACCACCGGGTGGTGGTCGACGCGATCCGCGCCGTGCTCGACGCCGGCTTGCCGCTGCACACGCTGGACCTGACCACGCCGGTCAAGGACCGCTTCGTGCAAGACCTGTTCCAGACCCTGCCGGCCGAGTTCGCGCGCGGCGCCAAGGTGCAGTTTTGCGGACCGACCGGCAGCGACGCCGTCGAGGCCGCGCTCAAGCTGGTCAAGATCGCCACCGGCCGCAGCACCATGCTGGCGTTCCACGGCGCCTACCACGGCATGACCCAGGGCGCGCTGACGCTGATGGGCAGCCTGGGACCGAAAAAACCGCTGGGCGCGCTGCAGGGCGTGCAATTCCTGCCGTATCCGTACGACTACCGCTGCCCGTTCGGGCTGGGCGGCGAGGCGGGCCAGCAGGCCGGCCTGCGCTATATCGAGACGGTGATGACCGATCCCGAGGGCGGCGTGCCGGCCGCGGCCGGCATGCTGTTCGAGGCGGTGCAAGGCGAAGGCGGCGTGATTCCGGCGCCCGATTCCTGGCTGCGCGGCGTGCGCGAGCTGACCGCGCGCGCCGGCGTGCCGCTGATCGTCGACGAAGTGCAGACCGGTTTCGGCCGCACCGGCGCGATGTTCGCCTTCGAACACTCCGGCATCGTGCCGGACGTGCTGGTGCTGTCCAAGGCCATCGGCGGCAGCCTGCCGCTGTCGGTGGTGGTCTACCGCGGCGAGCTCGATCAATGGCAGCCGGGCGCCCATGCCGGCACGTTCCGCGGCAACCAGCTGGCGATGGCCGCCGGTTCCGCCACCATCAGCCATATCCGCTCGGAAGAGCTGGCGGCCCACGCGGCCCGCGCCGGCCTGCGCTTCATGGGCCAGTTGCGCCAGTTGCAGCGCGATGATCCGGCCATCGGCGACGTGCGCGGACGCGGCCTGATGATCGGCGTCGAGATCATCGACCCGGACCAGCCGCGCAGCGGCATGGGCCATCCGGCCAGCGCCGGGCCGCTGGCCGCCGCGATCCAGGCCGAATGCCTGCGCCGCGGCCTGATCGTCGAACTGGGCGGGCGCAACGGCAGCGTGGTGCGCATGCTGCCGCCGCTGGTCATCACCGAGGCCCAGCTCGACCACGTCTTCGAGATTTTCTCGGCGGCGCTGGCGGCCGCCCACAGCCGGCTGCGGCAGGCCGCCACCCGGGCGGCGCAAGCGGCCTGA
- a CDS encoding thioesterase II family protein: MRALNLLCLPNAGASATMYLRWRPRLPAWIKLVPVELPGRGRRLGCAGAEDFDALVDQLCREHAETMEQPYALFGHSMGALLAYGMARRQLAAGAPLPLMLFASGTAGPSRRDADRYAGSDDASLVAAMRRHGGTPDEVFDSPELMRMTLDILRADYRLCRSFIYREGTALPMPLEVLAGRHDDIGGERVLAWQREAGSAFALHWFNGGHFFIREQEDAVLQTLLRGLKYQFAASADTSRAAA; encoded by the coding sequence ATGCGCGCGCTCAATCTGCTGTGCCTGCCCAACGCGGGCGCCAGCGCCACCATGTACCTGCGCTGGCGGCCCAGGCTGCCGGCCTGGATCAAGCTGGTGCCGGTGGAGCTGCCGGGGCGCGGCCGCCGCCTGGGCTGCGCCGGCGCCGAGGATTTCGACGCGCTGGTGGACCAGCTGTGCCGCGAACATGCGGAAACCATGGAGCAGCCCTACGCGCTGTTCGGCCACAGCATGGGCGCCTTGCTGGCCTACGGCATGGCGCGGCGCCAGCTGGCCGCCGGCGCGCCGCTGCCGCTGATGCTGTTCGCCTCCGGCACGGCCGGCCCGTCGCGGCGCGACGCCGACCGCTACGCCGGCAGCGACGATGCCAGCCTGGTCGCCGCCATGCGGCGCCACGGCGGCACGCCCGACGAGGTATTCGACAGTCCCGAACTGATGCGCATGACGCTCGACATCCTGCGCGCCGACTACCGCCTGTGCCGCAGTTTTATCTATCGCGAGGGCACCGCGCTGCCGATGCCGCTGGAGGTGCTGGCCGGCCGCCACGACGACATCGGCGGCGAGCGCGTGCTGGCCTGGCAGCGCGAGGCTGGCAGCGCCTTTGCGCTACACTGGTTCAACGGCGGCCATTTTTTCATCCGCGAGCAGGAAGACGCGGTATTGCAAACCCTGTTGCGCGGGCTGAAATACCAGTTCGCCGCCAGCGCCGACACCAGCCGCGCCGCGGCCTGA
- a CDS encoding TonB-dependent siderophore receptor has protein sequence MKTTTNHLPPPFPRRRLALALHWALLGIAAPVLAQTAAPADKVLGEIKVQGARDKQSATGPVIGYHASRSAVGTKTDTPLNEVAQSISVVTADQIQDTGARTLQDALGYTPGVSAEQGSYGALSTESFMIRGFEVQPFSGGILRDGMKYQPNVYNGAQEPYGLERIEVLKGASSLLYGTGAPGGVINTVSKRPSADMLKELNLTLGSKRSRQLAADYGGALDAAGVWTYRLTGLAREGDSVVDFGYNERSYFAPALTWRPSAATSLTLLSSYQHSKVTDNGNLPIKGTLQFNPNGQLPVGRYLGEPGFNYFDNTQKNIGYVYTHAFSDALTLTHGLRYFRSDLDYKYYQILGVEDDQRTVRRRGRAFRDNTNALTTDTNLAWKVTTGAVAHTILAGVDYLSQHHDSDRANTAFAPIDAYAPVYGTAPQGVTPTDMWRLRQYATGLYLQDQLKFGGQWVLLLGGRHDSTRQDQSDLLTGPDKVIQRDSANTGRAGLVYLGPNGVSPYVSFSQSFAPEQGNSRTGAQFKPTRGEQYEAGVRYQPAGGTLLLSAALYQLTQTNVQTPDPVAPDDYSVQTGEVRSRGLELEAKGSPLRDLELVAAYSYIDAKTTKTNNPDELGARQISVPRNTASLWLHYRLAGLGAAPLQAGAGLRYVGERPGNIFGVPPEPAYTLLDTVLSYDLGHWKYALNVNNLADKRYVPSPCYGRGCTYGQPRTVALSASYRW, from the coding sequence ATGAAGACGACGACAAACCATCTTCCGCCGCCGTTCCCGCGCAGGCGCCTGGCGCTGGCGCTGCACTGGGCCCTGCTCGGCATCGCGGCGCCGGTCCTGGCGCAAACCGCGGCGCCGGCCGACAAGGTGCTCGGCGAGATCAAGGTGCAAGGCGCGCGCGACAAGCAGAGCGCCACCGGCCCGGTAATCGGCTACCACGCTTCGCGCAGCGCGGTCGGCACCAAGACCGACACCCCGCTCAACGAAGTGGCGCAATCGATCTCGGTGGTCACCGCCGACCAGATCCAGGACACCGGCGCGCGCACCTTGCAGGATGCGCTGGGCTACACCCCCGGCGTGTCGGCCGAACAGGGCTCGTATGGCGCGCTGAGCACCGAATCGTTCATGATACGGGGCTTCGAGGTGCAGCCCTTCTCCGGCGGCATCCTGCGCGACGGCATGAAATACCAGCCCAACGTCTATAACGGGGCGCAGGAACCGTACGGCCTGGAGCGGATCGAGGTATTGAAGGGAGCATCGTCGCTGCTGTACGGCACCGGCGCGCCCGGCGGCGTCATCAACACCGTATCGAAGCGGCCGTCGGCCGACATGCTCAAGGAACTGAATCTGACGCTGGGCAGCAAGCGGAGCCGTCAATTGGCAGCCGACTACGGCGGCGCGCTCGACGCCGCCGGCGTGTGGACCTACCGCCTGACCGGCCTGGCCCGCGAAGGCGACAGCGTGGTCGATTTCGGCTACAACGAGCGCAGCTATTTTGCGCCCGCGCTGACCTGGCGGCCGTCCGCCGCCACCTCGCTGACGCTGCTGTCGAGCTACCAGCACAGCAAGGTCACGGACAACGGCAACCTGCCGATCAAGGGCACGCTGCAGTTCAACCCGAACGGCCAGCTGCCGGTCGGGCGCTACCTGGGCGAGCCGGGCTTCAATTATTTCGACAACACCCAGAAGAACATCGGCTACGTGTACACCCACGCCTTCAGCGATGCGCTGACGCTGACCCACGGCCTGCGCTATTTCCGCTCCGACCTCGACTACAAGTATTACCAGATTCTCGGCGTCGAGGACGACCAGCGCACCGTGCGCCGCCGCGGCAGGGCCTTCCGCGACAATACCAACGCGCTGACCACGGACACCAACCTGGCCTGGAAAGTGACCACCGGCGCCGTCGCGCACACCATCCTGGCCGGCGTCGACTACCTCAGCCAGCACCACGACAGCGACCGCGCCAACACCGCGTTCGCGCCGATCGACGCGTATGCGCCGGTGTACGGCACCGCGCCGCAGGGCGTCACGCCAACCGACATGTGGCGCCTGCGGCAGTACGCCACCGGCCTGTACCTGCAAGACCAGCTCAAGTTCGGCGGCCAATGGGTGCTGCTGCTGGGCGGCCGTCACGACAGTACCCGTCAGGACCAGTCCGACCTGCTGACCGGCCCCGACAAGGTGATCCAGCGCGACAGCGCCAACACCGGCCGCGCCGGCCTGGTCTACCTGGGCCCGAACGGCGTGTCGCCGTATGTCAGCTTCAGCCAGTCGTTCGCGCCGGAACAGGGCAACAGCCGCACCGGCGCCCAGTTCAAGCCGACCCGCGGCGAACAATACGAAGCCGGCGTGCGCTACCAGCCGGCCGGCGGCACGCTGCTGCTGTCGGCGGCGCTGTACCAGCTGACCCAGACCAACGTCCAGACGCCCGACCCGGTCGCCCCCGACGACTACTCGGTGCAGACCGGCGAAGTCCGCTCGCGCGGACTGGAGCTGGAAGCGAAGGGTTCGCCGCTGCGCGACCTGGAGCTGGTGGCGGCCTATTCGTATATCGACGCCAAGACCACCAAGACCAACAATCCGGACGAGCTGGGCGCGCGCCAGATCAGCGTGCCGCGCAATACCGCGTCGCTGTGGCTGCATTACCGGCTGGCCGGACTGGGCGCCGCGCCGCTGCAGGCCGGCGCCGGCCTGCGTTATGTCGGCGAGCGCCCGGGCAATATCTTCGGCGTGCCGCCGGAGCCGGCCTACACGCTGCTCGATACGGTGCTGAGCTACGACCTGGGCCACTGGAAATACGCGCTGAACGTCAATAACCTGGCCGACAAGCGTTATGTCCCATCGCCTTGCTACGGCCGCGGCTGCACTTACGGCCAGCCGCGCACTGTGGCGCTGAGCGCCAGCTACCGCTGGTAA
- a CDS encoding LLM class flavin-dependent oxidoreductase — protein MSTAKKQLKLGFILHGVGPGWGDWRHPDAHPGASTDIDFYVRQARLAEAGKFDFVFVADSVHITEKSSPHYLNRFEPLTILSALAAVTSRIGLVGTLTVSYSEPYTVARQFASLDHISRGRAGWNVVTSWLSGSAENYGKPQHPPHEVRYRIAAEHVQTVQGLWDSWEDDALTHDKAGGQFFDPAKLHALHHQGEFFSVRGPLNISRSGQGQPVIFQAGASEEGRNFSARHAEAFFTEGSTFESSLAYYTDIKARAAAFGRASSQLSVLPALRAIVGRTEEDAQRLYREAVALVRIEDALVALARSFNEHDLSQYPLDAPFPDIAEFGAQSNRSASERIVRTARDENLTLRQTALRYASPRQEFVGTGAQVADAIQRWFDGGAADGFILFEALPYQLDAFIGQVVPVLQERGLFRRDYDHTTLRGHLGLPVPENRNTAARRQAAQETRHG, from the coding sequence ATGAGCACAGCGAAAAAACAATTAAAACTCGGCTTCATCCTGCATGGCGTCGGCCCCGGCTGGGGCGATTGGCGCCATCCGGACGCGCATCCGGGCGCCAGCACCGACATCGATTTTTATGTGCGCCAGGCCAGGCTGGCCGAAGCCGGCAAGTTCGATTTTGTGTTTGTCGCCGACAGCGTGCACATCACCGAAAAATCCAGTCCGCATTATTTGAACCGCTTCGAGCCGCTGACGATCTTGTCGGCGCTGGCGGCGGTCACCAGCCGCATCGGCCTGGTCGGCACGCTGACCGTCAGCTACAGCGAACCGTACACGGTGGCGCGCCAGTTCGCGTCGCTCGACCATATCAGCCGTGGCCGCGCCGGCTGGAACGTGGTCACGTCGTGGCTGTCGGGCAGCGCCGAAAATTACGGCAAGCCGCAGCATCCGCCGCACGAGGTGCGCTACCGCATCGCCGCCGAACATGTGCAAACCGTGCAAGGCTTGTGGGATTCATGGGAAGACGATGCGCTGACCCACGACAAGGCCGGCGGCCAATTCTTCGACCCGGCCAAGCTGCATGCCTTGCACCACCAGGGCGAATTCTTTTCGGTGCGCGGGCCGCTCAACATCAGCCGTTCGGGGCAGGGCCAGCCGGTGATCTTCCAGGCCGGCGCGTCGGAAGAGGGCCGCAATTTTTCGGCCCGTCATGCCGAGGCGTTTTTCACCGAAGGGTCGACGTTCGAATCGTCGCTGGCCTATTACACCGACATCAAGGCGCGCGCCGCCGCCTTTGGCCGCGCATCATCGCAACTGAGCGTGCTGCCGGCGCTGCGCGCGATTGTCGGCCGTACCGAGGAAGACGCGCAGCGGCTGTATCGCGAAGCGGTGGCGCTGGTGCGCATCGAAGACGCGCTGGTGGCGCTGGCCCGCTCGTTCAATGAACACGACCTGAGCCAGTATCCGCTCGACGCCCCGTTCCCCGATATCGCCGAATTCGGCGCGCAAAGCAACCGCAGCGCATCGGAACGCATCGTGCGCACCGCGCGCGATGAAAACCTGACGCTGCGCCAGACCGCGTTGCGCTACGCCAGCCCGCGCCAGGAATTCGTCGGCACCGGCGCGCAGGTGGCCGACGCGATCCAGCGCTGGTTCGACGGCGGCGCGGCCGACGGTTTTATCCTGTTCGAAGCGCTGCCTTACCAGCTCGACGCGTTTATCGGGCAGGTGGTGCCGGTGTTGCAGGAGCGTGGATTGTTCCGCCGCGACTATGACCATACTACGCTGCGCGGCCACCTCGGTTTGCCGGTGCCGGAAAACCGCAACACGGCGGCGCGCCGCCAGGCCGCCCAGGAGACGCGACATGGCTGA
- a CDS encoding cysteine dioxygenase yields MADIDRHEELPAPLRRLVEGFDDLLGQGGGEALLVERGGALLRELVARDDWLPPEAALPDPRFYRQYLLYRDPQARFSVVSFVWGPGQSTPIHNHTVWGLIGLLRGAEISQDYRYGADGVLERSGLPQLLHTGSVAAVSPALGDIHQVSNAYDDRVSIGVHVYGADIGALDRSVFTPDGAVKPFRSGYANLANAANL; encoded by the coding sequence ATGGCTGACATCGATCGGCATGAGGAATTGCCGGCGCCGCTGCGCCGGCTGGTGGAGGGCTTTGACGACTTGCTGGGGCAGGGCGGCGGCGAGGCGCTGCTGGTCGAGCGCGGCGGCGCGCTGCTGCGCGAGCTGGTGGCGCGCGACGACTGGCTGCCGCCCGAGGCGGCGCTGCCCGATCCGCGGTTTTACCGCCAGTATTTGCTGTACCGCGATCCGCAGGCGCGTTTTTCGGTGGTCAGCTTCGTGTGGGGGCCGGGCCAGTCGACGCCGATCCATAACCACACGGTATGGGGCTTGATCGGCTTGCTGCGCGGCGCGGAAATTTCGCAAGACTACCGCTACGGAGCCGACGGCGTGCTGGAACGCAGCGGCTTGCCGCAATTGCTGCACACCGGCAGCGTGGCGGCCGTCTCGCCAGCGCTGGGCGATATCCATCAAGTGTCCAACGCCTACGACGACCGCGTGTCGATCGGCGTGCATGTCTACGGCGCCGACATCGGCGCGCTGGACCGCTCGGTATTCACGCCGGACGGCGCGGTCAAGCCGTTCCGTTCCGGTTATGCCAATCTGGCCAATGCCGCTAACCTTTAG